In Patescibacteria group bacterium, the sequence CCCTGACTCATCGGATTGCTTATTTGATTAGTCGGGGCGTTAAGCCGGAAAAAATTCTTGGTTTGACTTTTACTAACAAGGCCGCTCTGGAAATGAAAAAAAGAGTTTTTAATCTTTTAGATTTGTCCCAAGACAAACAGGTCCGGCCGCCTTTTTTAGGGACCTTTCATAAATTAGGGGTTGAGATATTAAGAAAACAAGCCCGGCTTTTGGGTTTTAGTTCGGGATTTTCTATTTACGACCAAACTGACAGCTTGCTGATAATGAAACAGGTTTTAAAAAACCTCGGTTTTAATGATTCGCCGGCCAAGATCTTGGCTAGAGTTTCTTTTTTGAAAAATCGGGGCGATTTCTTAGACCCGGAAGAAACAGAAAACATTCCGGAAAAGATAAAGCTTTGTTTTGAAGAATATGAAAAACTCTTAAAGCAGAGAAACGCTTTTGATTTTGACAACTTGGTTTTGAAAGTGGTTGAGCTGTTTAAAAACCAGCCTCAAATTTTAAGCAAATATCAAAGCAAATGGGACCAGATTCTGGTTGATGAATACCAAGACACGAATAAGCCCCAATATCTTTTAATTAAACTGCTTGCCCAGAAGCACCAGAATCTTTGTGTGATTGGCGACGATTGGCAATCGGTTTACTCGTTCCGAGCCGCTGATTTTCGCAATGTTCTGCGGTTTGAGAAAGATTGGCCCAAGGCAAAGGTCTTTTTTCTTGAACAAAACTATCGTTCAACCAAAACCATTGTTTCTGCCAGCCAAGAGCTAATCTCCAAGAATGTTTTTCGGACCGAAAAAAGGCTCTTTACTGAAAACCAAGACGGCGAGCTGATTTTTTTGGCTAAGTTTGCTGATGAGTTGGAAGAAGCCCTTTGGGTTAAGGAAAAAGTGCTGGAAAAATTAAACCAGGGTTGTTCGTTGGCCGAGATGGCGATTTTATTCCGGACCAATGTTCAGTCGCGCATCTTTGAAGAGGTGTTTTTGCAGCAAGGCCTGCCCTACCAGTTAATTGGTGCGTTTAAGTTTTACAAGAGAAAAGAAATTCAAGACTTAATTTCCTATTTGCAAGCAATCCTTAATCCCAAAGATTTTGTTGCTTTGGAACGGATTATTAATGTTCCCAAAAGAGGCATTGGCAAAGTCAGCTTGGCTAAGCTGCGCCAAGCCGGTTTTGACCCCAAAAGTTTAAACCACTCGGAAATAAATAATTTTTTCAGTCTTTTAAATCAGCTTCGCCAATCAGCTAAAAAACAGCCTCCATCTGCAGTTTTAAAAACATTGCTGAAAAAAATCGGCTATGAAAATTATATTTTGAACCTGGACAATTCAGAAGAGCGCTGGGAAAATGTTTTGGAGTTTATAAATGCGGCGAAAAACTTTGATTTGGAAACTCCGCCAAAAGGCCTGGAAATGTTTTTAGAAAACATTCGGCTTTTGCAAGAAGCTGACAGCTATGAAGCCGAAGCGGAAAAAATCACTTTAATGACTCTGCATTCTGCTAAGGGCTTAGAGTTTTCTCTGGTTTTTATTGTTGGTTTGGAGCAAGGGTTGTTGCCGCATGAACGGTCTTTGTATAACCAGGAAGATTTGGAAGAAGAGCGCCGGCTCTTTTATGTTGGCATGACCAGATCTAAAAAAGAACTTTATTTAAGCTGGGCAAAAATCAGATTTGTCCGGGGCGATTATCAAAACAACCAACCCTCCCAATTCTTGGAAGATCTGCCGGGAGATCAGATTAATTATGTTGAC encodes:
- a CDS encoding UvrD-helicase domain-containing protein, translating into MISSEQKILESLNLQQRAAVLNLSGPMMIIAGPGSGKTKTLTHRIAYLISRGVKPEKILGLTFTNKAALEMKKRVFNLLDLSQDKQVRPPFLGTFHKLGVEILRKQARLLGFSSGFSIYDQTDSLLIMKQVLKNLGFNDSPAKILARVSFLKNRGDFLDPEETENIPEKIKLCFEEYEKLLKQRNAFDFDNLVLKVVELFKNQPQILSKYQSKWDQILVDEYQDTNKPQYLLIKLLAQKHQNLCVIGDDWQSVYSFRAADFRNVLRFEKDWPKAKVFFLEQNYRSTKTIVSASQELISKNVFRTEKRLFTENQDGELIFLAKFADELEEALWVKEKVLEKLNQGCSLAEMAILFRTNVQSRIFEEVFLQQGLPYQLIGAFKFYKRKEIQDLISYLQAILNPKDFVALERIINVPKRGIGKVSLAKLRQAGFDPKSLNHSEINNFFSLLNQLRQSAKKQPPSAVLKTLLKKIGYENYILNLDNSEERWENVLEFINAAKNFDLETPPKGLEMFLENIRLLQEADSYEAEAEKITLMTLHSAKGLEFSLVFIVGLEQGLLPHERSLYNQEDLEEERRLFYVGMTRSKKELYLSWAKIRFVRGDYQNNQPSQFLEDLPGDQINYVDQTGLEANNGFDELIYLD